From Streptomyces sp. HUAS MG91, the proteins below share one genomic window:
- a CDS encoding PadR family transcriptional regulator, whose protein sequence is MSLPHAILTALLEKPSSGLELTRRFDRSIGYFWSATHQQIYRELGKLERDGLIRALPAQVPARGQKKEYEVLPDGRAELARWTAAPQDPKPMRDPLLLRLRSAAVIGTAGVDAELHRHLDLHRRQLATYEEIDRRDFPPGKDSEADRLQHAVLRAGIDLEKFWVRWLERTLSDLGE, encoded by the coding sequence ATGTCACTGCCGCACGCGATCCTCACGGCCCTCCTGGAGAAGCCGTCGTCCGGCCTCGAACTGACCCGCAGGTTCGACCGGTCCATCGGCTACTTCTGGTCGGCGACGCACCAGCAGATCTACCGCGAGCTGGGCAAGCTGGAACGCGACGGCCTGATCCGCGCCCTGCCCGCCCAGGTCCCGGCGCGCGGCCAGAAGAAGGAGTACGAGGTCCTGCCGGACGGCCGGGCCGAACTGGCGCGCTGGACGGCCGCGCCCCAGGACCCCAAGCCGATGCGCGACCCCCTGCTGCTGCGGCTGCGCTCCGCGGCGGTGATCGGAACGGCCGGTGTCGACGCCGAACTCCACCGTCATCTCGACCTGCACCGGCGGCAGTTGGCCACCTACGAGGAGATCGACCGGCGGGACTTCCCCCCGGGGAAGGACTCCGAGGCGGACCGGCTGCAGCACGCGGTGCTGCGGGCCGGGATCGACCTGGAGAAGTTCTGGGTGCGCTGGCTCGAACGCACGCTGAGCGACCTCGGCGAGTGA